The Zobellia alginiliquefaciens genome contains a region encoding:
- the tilS gene encoding tRNA lysidine(34) synthetase TilS, with the protein MLEEFQKHIETNFQNLLKSNFLLACSGGLDSTVLVDLCSKSKLDFAIAHCNFNLRGEASNGDEEFVRKLSSLSGRKFYTTNFNTIGYVEKNKVSVQLAARELRYDWFAKIMQENDIKTLVTAHHVDDSVETFLINLSRGTGIDGLSGIPEKTDTISRPLLRFSRSQVLAYAEAQNLQWREDASNADTKYLRNKIRHEIVPLLKDLNPSFLKNFTTTQDYLSDSAVIIEKHIAELKFSLLQEKDGVIRIPISELLELKPVSAYLHALFKEYGFTEWNDVENLLLAMSGKEIHSKTHRLVKDRDFLLLTEIKKEIDVVYQIKEDQIQVSEPVPLKIESVKHLSSLNTNTLYVDKKALKYPLMIRKWEKGDYFYPLGMQGRKKLSKFFKDEKIDVVSKERQWLLCSAGEVVWVIGRRADERFKVTESTSEILKFTLN; encoded by the coding sequence GTGCTAGAAGAGTTCCAAAAACATATTGAAACAAATTTTCAAAACTTACTCAAAAGTAATTTTTTACTTGCTTGCAGTGGAGGCTTGGATAGTACTGTTTTGGTAGATCTTTGCAGTAAGTCTAAACTGGATTTTGCCATAGCACATTGCAACTTTAACTTAAGGGGTGAAGCAAGTAATGGCGATGAAGAGTTCGTTAGAAAACTGTCTTCTTTAAGTGGTAGAAAATTTTACACAACTAATTTTAATACAATTGGTTATGTTGAAAAAAATAAAGTATCGGTTCAGCTAGCTGCAAGGGAGCTAAGGTATGATTGGTTTGCAAAAATCATGCAAGAAAATGATATCAAAACCTTGGTTACGGCGCACCATGTAGATGACAGTGTTGAGACATTTTTAATCAACCTTTCCAGAGGTACAGGTATAGATGGCTTATCTGGAATTCCCGAAAAAACCGATACCATTTCAAGACCGCTTCTTCGGTTTTCTAGAAGTCAAGTTTTAGCGTACGCAGAGGCTCAGAATTTACAATGGCGAGAAGATGCCAGTAATGCGGATACTAAATATTTGCGAAATAAAATTCGGCATGAGATTGTACCGCTTTTAAAAGATTTGAATCCTTCTTTTTTAAAGAATTTTACAACAACACAAGATTATCTTTCTGATAGTGCAGTAATTATTGAGAAACATATTGCTGAATTAAAGTTCAGCTTGTTACAAGAAAAAGATGGGGTCATACGTATTCCGATCAGCGAATTGTTAGAATTAAAGCCTGTATCGGCTTATTTACATGCTTTATTTAAGGAATATGGATTTACGGAGTGGAACGATGTAGAGAATCTATTATTGGCCATGAGCGGCAAGGAAATACATTCTAAAACACATCGATTGGTAAAAGACAGGGATTTCCTTCTCTTGACTGAAATAAAGAAAGAAATAGATGTTGTCTATCAAATAAAAGAGGATCAGATTCAAGTTTCTGAACCGGTTCCACTCAAAATAGAATCAGTAAAACATTTATCGTCTTTAAATACAAATACACTTTACGTAGATAAAAAAGCGTTAAAGTATCCATTGATGATAAGGAAATGGGAAAAAGGCGACTACTTTTATCCTTTAGGGATGCAGGGTAGAAAAAAGCTATCCAAGTTTTTTAAAGATGAAAAAATAGATGTGGTTTCCAAAGAGCGCCAGTGGTTGCTTTGCTCTGCCGGTGAAGTCGTTTGGGTAATTGGCAGGCGAGCGGATGAACGCTTTAAGGTGACCGAAAGTACAAGTGAAATTTTAAAATTCACATTAAATTAA
- a CDS encoding protein-disulfide reductase DsbD family protein, protein MKHIIVFISLFFSFLSVFSQDDENPVVWSQEVKKISDTDYELILKGNIAEGWHVYSQFTSEGGSLPSEFNYKNAGENYELVGETLESETIVEYSDIFEVDETFFKETAIFTQKIKLLNPDVNQIDINFFYQVCKEVCIPVDKDFSFVLDGGDAVQEEKTIDEHSKALSSALKIDLKNKELLGTTHEVGEASSGLWMIFGLGFLGGLIALLTPCVFPMIPLTVSFFTKHSQKKSKGIINALLYGFFIVLIYFLLSLPFHIFDSVDSQILNTIATNIWLNIAFFLIFVFFSFSFFGYYELTLPSSWANKMDAASSKIGGVIGIFFMAVTLAIVSFSCTGPILGGLLGSTVLEEGDVAMNLSVGMTGFGVALALPFALFALFPAWLNSLPKSGGWMTTVKVVLGFLELALALKFLSNADLVGNWGILKREIFLVIWIVLFVLLTLYLFGIFRFPHDGPKQKLSLGRKATGIVSAGFSIYILLGLLGVSNLKMLSGFPPPAFYSVFETESDCPLGIDCYKDFDEGVAHAKKVNKPILLDFTGWACVNCRKMEENVWSEPDVYSILKEDYVLISLYVDDRKELPESEQFDFKYDTGRVKHIETIGQKWGTFQTVNFNAASQPYYVLMSPDLEILNNAVQYTDSDVYLKWLREGLTNFE, encoded by the coding sequence ATGAAGCATATAATAGTATTTATTTCGTTGTTTTTTAGCTTTTTAAGTGTGTTTTCTCAGGATGATGAGAATCCGGTGGTTTGGTCGCAAGAAGTTAAGAAAATAAGCGATACGGATTATGAGTTGATACTTAAGGGAAATATAGCTGAAGGTTGGCATGTGTACTCTCAATTTACTTCAGAAGGTGGTTCTTTGCCCAGTGAGTTCAATTATAAAAATGCAGGTGAAAATTATGAGCTTGTTGGTGAAACTTTAGAGAGCGAAACTATTGTTGAGTACAGTGATATTTTTGAGGTAGATGAAACTTTTTTTAAGGAAACGGCCATTTTTACTCAGAAAATAAAACTACTTAATCCGGATGTCAATCAAATAGACATCAACTTTTTTTACCAGGTTTGTAAAGAGGTTTGTATTCCGGTAGACAAAGATTTTAGTTTTGTTCTTGACGGGGGAGACGCTGTACAGGAAGAGAAAACTATAGATGAACATAGTAAAGCCCTAAGCTCGGCTTTAAAAATAGATTTGAAGAACAAAGAACTTTTAGGAACTACTCATGAGGTAGGTGAGGCAAGTTCCGGCCTTTGGATGATTTTTGGTTTAGGTTTCCTAGGTGGATTAATAGCATTGCTGACCCCTTGTGTTTTTCCTATGATTCCCCTTACGGTATCTTTCTTTACCAAGCATTCTCAGAAAAAATCAAAAGGAATCATAAATGCCCTGTTGTACGGTTTCTTTATTGTTTTGATATACTTTTTATTAAGTCTGCCGTTTCACATTTTTGACTCCGTTGACTCGCAAATATTGAATACCATTGCTACGAACATCTGGTTGAATATTGCTTTCTTCTTAATTTTTGTGTTCTTTTCGTTTTCGTTTTTCGGGTATTACGAACTGACTTTACCGAGTTCTTGGGCGAATAAAATGGATGCTGCTTCTTCTAAAATAGGAGGTGTAATCGGTATTTTCTTTATGGCCGTTACCTTGGCTATTGTTTCATTTTCATGTACGGGACCTATTTTGGGAGGTCTTTTGGGAAGTACAGTTTTGGAAGAAGGTGATGTTGCAATGAACCTTTCAGTAGGTATGACCGGTTTTGGCGTTGCGTTGGCATTGCCATTTGCCCTTTTTGCATTGTTCCCTGCGTGGTTAAATTCGCTCCCAAAATCTGGAGGTTGGATGACAACAGTAAAGGTGGTACTTGGTTTTCTGGAATTAGCGTTAGCGCTTAAATTCTTGTCCAATGCAGACTTGGTGGGTAATTGGGGAATACTTAAACGTGAAATTTTCTTGGTCATATGGATTGTATTATTCGTACTGTTGACCTTGTACCTTTTTGGAATTTTTAGATTCCCTCATGATGGTCCAAAACAAAAACTGTCATTAGGTCGTAAGGCTACGGGCATAGTGAGTGCTGGTTTTTCAATTTATATTCTATTGGGGCTTTTGGGAGTTTCCAACCTTAAGATGCTCAGTGGTTTTCCACCACCGGCATTTTACAGTGTTTTTGAAACCGAAAGTGATTGTCCGTTGGGAATAGATTGTTATAAAGATTTTGATGAAGGGGTAGCGCATGCAAAAAAAGTGAATAAACCAATTCTATTGGATTTTACGGGCTGGGCTTGCGTTAACTGCAGAAAGATGGAAGAAAACGTTTGGAGCGAACCAGATGTTTATTCTATTCTAAAAGAAGATTATGTGCTTATTTCGTTGTATGTAGATGATAGAAAAGAGCTACCGGAATCGGAACAATTCGATTTTAAATATGATACTGGTCGTGTAAAACATATTGAAACGATAGGTCAGAAATGGGGTACTTTTCAGACCGTTAATTTTAATGCGGCTTCTCAACCGTATTATGTGTTAATGTCCCCTGACTTGGAAATCTTGAACAATGCCGTACAGTATACCGATAGTGATGTGTATCTTAAGTGGTTGAGGGAGGGATTGACTAATTTTGAATAA
- a CDS encoding penicillin acylase family protein has product MRRFKQLGLGFLALIGVLAVIIGSFTFHLKPDYDGETKLQGLSEEVQVYYDTYGIPHIYAENDQDAFKALGYVHAQDRLWQMELLRRIGSGRLAEVFGKDLLETDKFFLALGVDDYSSETIAKVNSNDESVQLSLAYLDGINQFIEEGPTPVEFYLTGTEKKPFVLKDVYNTLGYMAFSFAMAHKTDPLLSRVKDKLGFEYLKDLEIDSDTTTLWIKNYPRNRADSIQKSISEVMSSLEKLSIPLFEGSNGWAIAPEKTKNGKVIFANDPHIGFSQPSVWYEAHVSTPNYEKYGYHLAGVPYPILGHNRQLAYGMTMFENDDVDFYYEKTHPTDPRKYKKGNEWKDYEIISKTIKVKDSDDVHFSYKKTHRGPVLNGIADQITGERPISMWWIFTKVENELLNALYDMSYAANLNEFALALKQLHAPGLGIVYGDAEDNVAYWAAAKLYHIPDSVHTKFVNEEGKGLPVEKRYLDFGKNPHTINPSWHYVYSANNQPESIDGMLYPGYYLPENRARRIFQLLESKSDWDKEAVGQMINDDTSPVNVEIVTMLLSKLKIEGLGASRIKILDALKQWNGDYPKTSIEATVYHKWLYSILQHTFEDELGDTLFDEIMNTHLIKRTIAPIVANENSIWWDDISTSGIVESQADIINVSFRETLQDLEKTLGKDSASWVWGRVHTIEHGHPIGQIDALRSFFNVGPFGARGTREVINNAYFPYTEDGFYKVSSGPSTRRVIDFSDVENGMSILPTGQSGNPFSEHYKDQAEMYVNGGFRKMMLNKEEIMTTSKSQLTLKPDK; this is encoded by the coding sequence ATGAGAAGATTTAAGCAATTGGGGTTGGGTTTCCTCGCTCTTATTGGTGTATTGGCCGTGATAATTGGCAGTTTTACATTTCATCTAAAACCTGACTACGATGGTGAAACTAAACTTCAGGGGCTTTCTGAAGAAGTTCAGGTTTATTACGATACATACGGAATTCCCCACATTTATGCAGAAAATGATCAAGATGCTTTTAAAGCGCTAGGGTATGTGCATGCACAGGATAGACTGTGGCAAATGGAGTTGTTGCGTCGTATCGGCAGCGGTAGACTTGCAGAAGTTTTTGGAAAAGATTTACTGGAAACGGATAAGTTTTTCTTGGCATTGGGCGTAGATGATTATTCCTCAGAAACCATAGCTAAAGTAAACAGCAATGATGAGTCGGTTCAATTGTCATTGGCTTATTTAGATGGAATTAACCAGTTCATTGAAGAAGGTCCTACACCTGTGGAGTTTTATCTTACGGGTACTGAAAAAAAGCCATTCGTTTTAAAAGACGTCTATAATACCTTGGGTTATATGGCCTTCAGTTTTGCTATGGCCCATAAAACGGATCCTTTATTGAGTAGGGTTAAGGATAAACTGGGCTTTGAGTATTTAAAGGATTTGGAAATTGATAGTGATACAACTACGCTGTGGATTAAGAACTATCCCCGTAATCGAGCGGATTCTATACAAAAATCAATATCAGAAGTAATGTCTTCTCTGGAGAAGTTGTCTATTCCTCTTTTTGAAGGGAGTAACGGCTGGGCAATAGCGCCAGAAAAGACTAAAAATGGTAAAGTGATTTTTGCTAATGACCCTCATATAGGATTTTCGCAACCTTCCGTTTGGTATGAGGCACATGTAAGTACGCCTAATTATGAGAAGTACGGATATCATTTGGCAGGTGTGCCGTATCCTATTTTAGGGCATAACAGGCAGCTGGCTTATGGCATGACTATGTTCGAGAATGATGATGTTGATTTTTACTACGAAAAGACACATCCAACGGACCCAAGGAAATATAAAAAAGGGAACGAATGGAAAGATTATGAGATCATATCCAAAACCATAAAAGTCAAAGATTCGGATGACGTTCATTTTTCCTATAAAAAAACACATCGCGGTCCTGTTTTAAATGGTATTGCGGATCAGATAACCGGAGAACGGCCCATTTCTATGTGGTGGATATTTACCAAAGTAGAAAATGAATTATTGAACGCCTTATATGACATGTCTTATGCAGCAAACCTCAATGAGTTTGCCCTTGCGTTGAAACAGCTACATGCTCCTGGTTTGGGTATTGTATATGGGGATGCAGAAGATAATGTGGCCTATTGGGCTGCGGCTAAATTGTATCATATTCCGGATAGTGTTCATACCAAATTTGTGAATGAGGAGGGAAAGGGACTTCCTGTAGAAAAGAGGTATTTGGATTTCGGCAAGAATCCACATACTATTAATCCCTCTTGGCATTATGTTTATTCAGCAAATAATCAGCCGGAGTCAATTGACGGAATGCTGTATCCTGGTTATTATTTACCAGAGAATAGGGCCAGAAGAATTTTTCAACTTTTGGAAAGTAAAAGTGATTGGGATAAGGAAGCGGTAGGACAAATGATTAATGATGATACTTCTCCTGTGAATGTTGAAATTGTAACCATGCTTCTTTCAAAATTAAAAATAGAAGGATTGGGTGCCTCTCGGATCAAAATATTGGATGCCTTAAAACAATGGAATGGAGATTACCCAAAAACGAGTATAGAAGCAACCGTTTATCATAAATGGTTGTATTCTATTTTGCAGCATACTTTTGAAGATGAACTGGGAGATACTCTTTTTGATGAAATAATGAATACGCACTTAATAAAACGGACAATAGCTCCTATTGTGGCCAATGAAAATTCTATTTGGTGGGATGATATTTCAACCTCGGGGATAGTTGAAAGTCAAGCCGATATTATTAATGTTTCGTTTCGGGAAACGCTACAAGATTTGGAGAAAACTTTAGGAAAAGATAGCGCTTCGTGGGTTTGGGGCCGGGTTCATACCATAGAGCACGGTCACCCCATTGGTCAAATAGATGCGCTTAGGTCGTTCTTTAATGTAGGGCCATTTGGGGCGAGAGGAACGCGAGAAGTTATAAACAATGCGTACTTTCCGTATACAGAAGATGGGTTTTATAAAGTTAGTTCTGGGCCCTCTACGAGAAGGGTAATCGACTTTTCTGATGTAGAAAATGGCATGAGTATATTGCCCACGGGTCAATCTGGAAATCCGTTTAGCGAGCATTATAAAGATCAGGCAGAAATGTATGTGAATGGTGGGTTTCGTAAGATGATGTTGAATAAGGAGGAAATCATGACCACCTCAAAATCACAACTCACTTTGAAGCCTGATAAATAG
- a CDS encoding YifB family Mg chelatase-like AAA ATPase, with product MLTKVFGSAVFGVDATTITCEVNVDKGVGYHLVGLPDNAIKESNYRIAAALLNNGYKIPGKKITLNLAPADLRKEGSAYDLTLAIGILTASGQIKSENVEKYIIMGELSLDGSLHPIKGGLPIAIKAQEEGFEGFILPKENAKEAAIVSDLKVYGVENISEVIEFFDKGTPLEQTIINTREEFYKTLDFPEFDFADVKGQESIKRSMEIAAAGGHNIILVGPPGAGKTMLAKRLPSILPPMTLHEALETTKIHSVVGKIKNMGLMSQRPFRNPHHTISSAALVGGGSYPQPGEISLSHNGVLFLDELPEFERRVLEVMRQPMEDREVTIARARFTVTYPSSFMLVASMNPSPGGYFNDPDAPVTSSPAEMQRYLSKISGPLLDRIDIHIEVTPVPFEKLSEDRKGESSVEIRKRVTAAREIQTKRFKEPPNLHYNAQMNTKQIREFCRLDDASKELLKNAMERLNLSARAYDRILKVGRTIADLEGVEAVNGTHIAEAIQYRSLDREGWLG from the coding sequence ATGCTCACCAAAGTCTTTGGAAGTGCCGTTTTTGGAGTAGATGCAACTACTATAACATGTGAAGTCAATGTTGACAAAGGGGTTGGTTACCATTTGGTAGGTCTGCCTGATAATGCAATAAAGGAAAGTAACTATCGTATTGCAGCAGCACTTTTAAATAATGGGTATAAGATTCCAGGTAAGAAAATAACCTTAAATCTAGCTCCAGCGGATTTGCGTAAAGAGGGCTCTGCATATGACCTGACTTTGGCCATTGGTATTCTTACGGCCTCAGGTCAGATTAAATCGGAAAACGTAGAGAAGTATATTATAATGGGTGAGCTTTCATTAGATGGAAGCCTTCATCCTATAAAAGGAGGACTGCCAATTGCCATAAAAGCGCAAGAAGAAGGTTTTGAAGGATTTATACTTCCAAAGGAAAATGCAAAAGAAGCTGCAATTGTATCCGATTTAAAAGTCTACGGAGTTGAGAATATAAGTGAGGTTATTGAGTTTTTTGATAAAGGAACTCCGTTAGAACAAACTATTATCAACACGCGTGAAGAGTTTTATAAGACCTTGGATTTTCCTGAATTCGATTTTGCAGATGTAAAAGGGCAGGAAAGTATAAAACGCTCTATGGAAATTGCCGCGGCAGGCGGTCATAATATTATTTTGGTGGGGCCTCCGGGCGCGGGAAAAACAATGCTTGCTAAACGGTTGCCTTCCATTTTACCGCCAATGACCTTGCATGAGGCCTTGGAGACTACAAAGATTCACAGTGTGGTGGGAAAGATAAAGAACATGGGTCTCATGAGCCAACGTCCATTTAGAAATCCCCATCACACCATAAGCAGTGCTGCACTTGTAGGCGGCGGAAGTTACCCACAACCGGGTGAAATATCATTGTCTCATAATGGCGTACTTTTTCTAGATGAGCTACCGGAATTTGAGCGTAGGGTGTTGGAAGTCATGCGTCAACCTATGGAAGACCGTGAGGTAACTATAGCAAGGGCACGTTTTACGGTTACGTACCCCAGTAGTTTTATGTTGGTGGCAAGTATGAACCCTAGTCCGGGCGGGTATTTTAACGACCCAGATGCTCCAGTTACGTCATCACCAGCGGAAATGCAACGGTATTTAAGCAAGATTTCCGGGCCGCTATTGGATCGTATTGATATTCATATTGAAGTGACCCCTGTGCCTTTTGAAAAGTTGTCAGAAGACCGAAAAGGGGAGAGCAGCGTTGAAATAAGAAAGAGAGTGACTGCTGCAAGGGAGATTCAGACTAAACGTTTTAAAGAACCTCCTAATCTACACTACAATGCCCAGATGAATACAAAACAGATTCGTGAATTCTGTAGATTAGACGATGCATCAAAGGAATTGTTAAAAAATGCCATGGAAAGACTAAACCTGTCCGCACGTGCCTATGACCGTATTTTAAAAGTAGGCAGAACCATTGCCGATTTAGAAGGTGTAGAAGCGGTAAATGGGACGCACATTGCAGAAGCTATTCAGTACCGGAGCTTAGATAGAGAAGGTTGGTTAGGGTAG